From the genome of Arvicola amphibius chromosome 9, mArvAmp1.2, whole genome shotgun sequence:
ggggtgatttgaaagaaaatgacccccaaagggaatgacactgttaggaggtgtggccttgtcggaatgggtgtggccttgtcagaggaagtgtgttacaatgaaggtgggctttgaggtctcctgtgctcaaacCACGCtcagtgtctcagactacttcctgttgcctgcaaaaaaaagatgtaggaggggctggagagatggctcagaggttaagagcattgctcttccaaaggtcctgagttcaattcccagcaactacatggtggctcacaaccatctgtaacggggtctggtgccctcttctggccagcggTCATACacatagaaagaatattgtatacataataaataaataaatattattaaaaaaagatgtaGGACACCCAGCTACTTCTGCCAAATGCTACTATGTTgtaccatgatgacaatgggctaaacctttgaaaatgtaaaccaccacaattaaatgttttgtctTTGAAAGAATTGCTGTGTGTCATAGGGTCTCTTCGTAGCAACAAGAAAGACAACtacatatgaagaaaaaaaaataccagggcTGGTGAGATTGTCTCAGTGTGTAAAGATGCTTCCAGAAAAGTCTGGTGACCTGTGTGTGATCCTCAGAATGCtcttgggggaaggagagaagaggcttctgaaagttgtcttctgcccCACCCCGCATGCACCCCACCAAGTAATAACCCAATGTAAGAAACAAATCCCAAGTGATATTTATGTGTCTGTTCTTATTTAATCTAGTCAATGCACTGGGCTGTCAGAAGCAAGAAAGATTTGATGTTGGAAGGAACTGACCAGACTTCTACCAACACTGTTCAAAACAAGGAATGGGatgaacagagagaaacaaagaaaggagaacCAGGTTCAACCCGAGAGGAAATGAGGGCAAAGGAACCTGGGTCCCCAGAGGAGGCCATTTCCCCACAAAACTCAGGATCTCCAGGTGTGTTTTGTCACCCAGCTTTTcagaagggaagactggaaatcaGAGAGCATGGGTTATATTACGGCTGTCCTCAACCCGTTCTGGTGTGCATAGCACCACCAGCCTAAGAACTGGGTTAGCATCTTGTACAATCATTTCAGACAGCGTCCCATTAGCTATGAAGAgtagactggcttggaactcatacAGATCTGCTGGCATCTGCCACACCctgaattacttttctttttttttttctaagatagggtttccctgtagccccagctgtcctgaactcactctgtagaccaggctggcctcaaactcactgagatccgcctgtctctgcctcctgagtgctgagattaaaggcgtgtgccaccgtgACCCGGCTGGGTCACATTTTAAGAAGGGACATGAAGTAAGCAGGTAAGGAGTGGGCCTGGGAGGAGCCAGGGGGAGGAGTAGACGGGttcatatgatcaaaatattctgtttgaaatcccaaagaattagtaaaaatattctaaaaacttCCCGCCTTGGGAGAGGATGATTACTAAGCATGTGAGGTTCTTGTACATGTaaactgtaatttcttttcacaagaaTCGCCAAGTATGGTTAAAGTGAGGTAGTCTGTTTCTATAAAATAGGAACGatttgctgggtatggtggcacatgattTTATTCTCAgtactcagaagtcagaggcaggaggatctttgtaagttccaggccagcctggctttcaTAGTGCGTTCCCAGGTTAGtcagatctacatagtgagaccttccACTAATTCACACTGGAGGCTCACTAACTCCACTGGTTGTGGTGGGATCTGTTCCCAAGCTGTTTTCCTACAGTAGTTTGGCTCTTCTTCCACTACCTCTGATTTGACgtgtttctcttccctcttctgaaGGTCTCTCAGATTTGAACTATGGCCGCCTTCGTTTCCGCTGGTCTGGCGACGCTCCCTCAGAACTCCTGCGGAAGTTCAGAAACTACGAAATCTAAAGAAATCACAGCTGCTCTGTGAGGGGGCCAGGCAGCCGACTTTGCTGCTCCCATGCAGTTTCTGTTCATGGCTTAAAAACGTGTGTGTGAGTGGCTCAGGACAATCATTCTTGGGCATGCTTCGTTTTACTTTGGGTTTAGGATTGATCCCAGGACCTCCTGCATACTCTATGTCATCGGCTCTTGCCTCACGCCCCTCAACATGTTAACTGAGGAAATTGTTCTAAATCtagttttcttcaatattttcagTAAACTATGGCTCTTAGAGCCATGTGGTTTGTATCACATGTGTTTTTCTGTGATTGCTATTTGTAGAGATCTGTTAAAAAtcattccctggggctggagagatggctcagaggttaagagcattgcctactcttccaaaggtcctgagttcaattcccagcaaccacatggtggctcacaaccatctataacggggtctggtgccctcttctggcctgcaggcaaacacacagatagaatattatatacagccgggcggtggtggcgcacgcctttaatcccagcactcgggaggcagaggcaggcggatctctgtgagttcgaggccagcctggtctacaagagctagttccaggacaggctctaaaaaagctgcagagaaaccctgtctcgaaaaacaaaaaaaaaaaaaaaaaaaaaaagaatattatatacataataaataaataaatattttaaaaaaatcattccctGCTAGACACACAAAAATGTCTTCTGGATTTTGACTTAAAATGAGATGTAGAATCACTTGTCTGAATTTCGTAGACCGAAATAAACAATTTTCACAAAGTTCATAAATGCATGATGCAActgtatttgttcattcatttgttcattcttttatgtggatttttgggttgagtctcaccatgtagcacaggctggccctgaagtcTCTATGTAGTTATTCTTgaatcttcctgtcttttctttgttttctatggcCTGGCAGGATGGTTCAGCCAGTAAAGGTACTTGataccaagactgacaacctgattTCTGTCCTCAGGACCGCTTGGTGGAAGGACCAATTctggaaagttgtcctctgacctccacacatgcagtGCGGCAtgaacacacccacacccacaataAACGGATAAACAACATGTAATTTAGAAAATAGGTTTCCTTGCTAGACAGGTGACACACATCTGTCATCTCAGCAACTGGGAGTGGGAGCAGAAgcctgggagttcaaggccagctgtgtCTACAAAACCACTAGACAGCATGGGTTACAGGAAACCCCATctcaataaaaccaaaccaaagcaaaaagaaagccgTAAAATGCTTACTTTTATGAAATGTcaatgttgggggaggctgcttgttcatttcccagccacccagactcctgaaataatcacatagaaatctgTATtgattgtaatactgtttggccaatagcctaagcgtatttctagctaacttttatatcttaaattaacccatttctattcatctgtgtattgccacgtggttgtggcttactaacaaggttccagtgtgtctgtctcttgggggcagctacatggcttttccttgactctgcctactctctctatgtatcttttccagcctggcgcccttggggaaatgttgtgggatatccACCAAAGAAAACCACTCATGCAcaggtttaagccaatagaatgtcttttccagcctggctatattctgttaagtcatcggctgaaagcagcttttttattcattaaccaataaaagcaagacatatacagaaggacttcccacaccatgtcAGTGCAGACAGTATTAGTCCACTATGGCTTCCATAACAAAACAGCAACACTGGCTTAATCATGCCTTAGAGTTTGTAGAGCTGAAAGTCCAAATTCAAGGGAGGGACACTTCATTTTTGAGACTGTCCTTGTTGTGCAAGTGGCTGTCTTCTTGGCTGCACTAGCATACTGCCTTTCTACTCTGTTCACATCACTCCCTGGCTTCTCCATTTATATGAAGACAGTGGTCATATATGCTAAGagcccattcccccccccccacttcattttaacttatttctatttttgaaaaacGCATCTCCAAATATGGTACAAAAGCCTGGTACTTCAACTTATCAGTTTTGGGGAACACAATTCACTTcataaaactatgaaaaaaataaaagaagccaaatggtggtggtgcacctctttaatcccaactcttggaaggcagaggcaggttgatctctgagagttcaaggccagcctggtctacaaagtgagttccaggacaaccagggctgttacacagagaaatcctgtctctaatcCCGCCCctaattatttcaattatttatgggtatgggtgttttgcttgcatgtatatctgtgcaccacatgaatgCCTGGTGCATGCCTGGGCCTGGTGCCCttggggaaatgttgtgggatatccACCAAAGAAGACCACTCATGCAcaggtttaagccaatagaatgTCTTTATTAGCCCACCGCTGACTGTACTGGGTGTTTGAGGTTCCAGTGTAGTCCCGAGCCCTTTTCAGGTGAGGTTTTAAGCACAAAAATATACTGAGTTGTTAACGTACTTCAGATGTCAAAAACAGCCAGAATCAGAACTACAGAAGCCGagaagcaaggttagtacatttagagatgTTCCCAGAACTATGGGCTTTGATAGAttaagtctttgttttcattttggcaggtggCGCAATCTGCATGCCGAGTTTTATGGTCTGACTGGtatttccatcatggagtcagttgtgctaaggtctggggaccTGTTATATTCCCTACTGGTCTTAGTGAAGGAGTCAGATTGTGGAATCATCCTTCTCTAAAGAGGTGTAGTTGGGCCTAAAGACAATTCATTTTACTGTATTGATACATCATTGGCCCTATTGTTTAAGATGCAGGGAGGTCCCTCATGTTAATCCAATCAATCAGAACGATACTTGAAGGCCCAGCCAGTGCTGACATCATTTAGCTAGGGGGAACCAAAAGGGTGCTACCAAAgatctgtttcatttctttgtctttttctttccttcttttttttcctgaggttttttttcccaaccatggcaagattattttttaattactcctTATCAGTTATCGTAGAAACAATAGGTTTTCCTCAAAGCCATATGTAGTCCCCTTTATCTGGTGAAAAGTCTAAGCCTCTCCAATTGTCTAGGACCACTTCTGCAAGGGAATCTAACTCAGAGATGGGAATTTTggccagcggtggtggcacacgcctttaatcccaccagtcgggaggcagaggcatctctgtgagtttgaggccagcctggtctatagagtgagttccaggacaggatccaaagctacagagaaaccctgtcaccaaaaaacaaaacaaacactggtgagctggctcaatggtaaaggcacttgctgctgagTTCCACCCGAGTTCCAGCTCTCAGATGAGATAactgactctcaaaagttgtcctctgacttccataggcaccatgtgcttacacacacacacacacacacacacacacacacacacacacacacacagagtgattaAAATGATCAAAGGAGTTGCCAGTGTAGTGAAGTaagacacacatgtgaacatttaTGTATGTCTAAAGGAGAACATTGAATTAGTTTATATGGTGTGGTTAGAACATTACCACAATGTACCGTTCTATTAGTTATTATGTATCAAGTCATGGGTTAATTAATTGAAATGTAGCCTCTCTTTATTCCTTCccatcagttctctctctctctctctctctctctcttttttttttttttggtttttcaagacagggtttctctgcagcttttttagagcctgtcctggacctagcacttgtagaccaggctggcctcgaactcacagagatccgcctgcctctgcctcccgagtgctgggattaaaggcgtgcgccaccaccgcccggccccatcaGTTCTCTTTCTCAGAGatacttcttttgaaaaataaaatgtgtgtgtgtgcatgcgcgtgtgtgtgcgtgtgtgtgcatgcgcacacattcATATGCCACTGttggagtgtggaggtcagaggcccaCTTTGTGGAGCTGATTCTTTTGTGTCTTTATGTGGGCTCCTGGAACTCAGGTCAGGGATGCATAACAAGAACTGGTCCAGATGCACTGGTTCTtgcatattttccttccttctgtgtggGTCTCCTTCTTCCTGGGGACTCAGGATCAAAAGTGAGGAGGGAGCAGAAGTGAGTGAACAGGGCTCACAAGGCTTCTGGGAAACAGTTTCAGTGTTACAGCTCAGCttggatgtgggattcccctctgtgtgctgtgaatatggtttattgccattggttaatgaataaagctgtttcggccagtggcttagcagaacagagcgaggtgggaaagctaaactgaatgctgggagaaagaaggcagagtcgaagagatgccatgtagctgccagaggagaaggATGCAAGTTgttagctggaaccttgccggtaggccacaaacctcatgacaaaatataaaataatggaaatgggttaatttaagatataagagctagttagagaAACACATAAGtgaataggccaaacagtgatttaattaatacagtttctgtgtggttattttgagtctgagcttCTGGAAAATGAACGAGCAGACAGAGGGGAATATACAGGATAGATACAGTGACTGGGCATTACCTAGTTTGTGTTTTGCTGCACAGTCCTCCCATACAGCTGGAGGACAATTCCTAACTATCATATTGGCAACAGGTGGAGAGCATCTGCCGGGCTCCGGGTCAAAGGCCGGGCTTGAGATAGGTCAGGCATCCGGGCTTAGGGACAGCTTCCAGATAGTCAGGCCCCAGGGCATAGGGACACTATCCAGATAGGGAGGGAGTCCAGCAGGAAAGGGAGCCCTCTATTTGGCATCTGGACATGGTGGACTCTGACTTTAAATGCAGAGTACTCCAACACGTATGTGTCCTATACAGTTATGCCCACTGGTGTTTCTTTCCTTGTGTCAAGGACGGCACACTGCATCCACAGCTGCAGGGTCTCCACGTACTCAAAGCGCAGAGTGAGTCTAACTGCTTGAGCGGGGAGAGACCCAAGCCTTCATTCTTTCACTTGCCACATCTTGGAGAGTTTCCTAAAGCATGTGCTATTTTATTCTTGACTGATGGTAAGAAGAGCAtgtctgccaggtggtggtggctcaggcctttaatcccagcattcgggaagcagaggcaggtggatctctgaattcgaggacagcctagtctacagagcaagttccaggacagacagagctgttacatggagaaacaccaccttaaaaaaaaaaaaaaaaaaaaacaaactgacaaAAAATTCCACGTCTAAGTGActatacttattatttatttattgtaaaggACAGGGTTTTGTTAagcagcccagactgacctcactCAGcacgcctgcctttgcctcttggtGTTAGAAGCATGCCGTACTATGTCCGGTTTGAGTCCTAAGTTATTTCACTTGTACTTTATTGATTTCTGTTCAGGTGGTTTatctttcatctatttatttgtttattttggctttttcaagacagggtttctctgtgtagacttggagcctgttctggaactcactttgtagaccaggctggccttcaactcataggctgcctctgactcccaagtcctagagattaaaggcatgtgcctccaccgcccggccgttctttatttttttgaggcagggtttcaccaTATCGCACAGCTGACCTTGGCCTcatggtcttcctgtctctcctcagTGCTGATATCACAGACTTGTGCTGCCAGGCCTGGGTATTCAttgccttttttcatttttgtaatcACAAGTACACTGTaatggatattcttttttttaatatttatttattatgtatacaatattctgaatatgtgtgtatgcctgcaggccagaagagggcaccataccccattacagatggttgtaagccaccatgtggttgctaagaattgaactcaggacctttggaagagcaggcaatgctcttaacctctgagccatctctccagcccccatgtaaTGGATATTCTTGTATGTGAAGCAAACCTGTGGGATAAATCCCTGGCTATGGGTTTTTTGTGTCGATGAGAATGTGTGAGTATTTGGAATTTGGTTACtatatcctaaaaaaaaaaaaaaaaaaaaaaaaaaaaaaaaaaaaaaaaaaaaaaagatttatgtcagtacctgcaggggccagaagaggacatcagacccaCACCCTGGAGCCCTCTGGAGCCCTCTGGAGCCCCCTGGAGCTAGCGTtgtgggcagttgtgagccaccccaagTGGGTGTTAGAAACTGAACTTGGTAGAGCTATTCCTcatcagcctcaaactcacagacatcttgcccacctctgcctcctaagtactgggatcagggtgcatgccaccacacctggctcgtTACTACGTTCTTTGAGGAAACAGTAAACAAGGGTGACTAGTTTCCCAGATAAGGGCTACGGGGTTGAAAAACACCAGGAAAGAGTGTTTGCTCTCCGGGATTCTGACCTTCAGGGTTTTCTCCTCTAGCCAGGGCTTTGTTGCATAGGAGCACTGTGTGGACAGATCAGTTTAGCAATCATCTCCCGCCACGCCCCTAAGAGGAAGCAGTGCCCAAGAGATGAAGCAACGGGAAAGCCAGAGTACACATTTCTTCTGGCATTTTCCACAGAGAGGGGATAACAGGGCCTTTCTCATCTATGCCTTGGTGGTCCCTTGTCTTCTGGGTCCTGAGAGGTTGAACTGTATTCCCGAgtccttccattcttttttaaaggaagagcGACTCAACGGAGCGCCTTCGGAACACTGAGGCAGCGTTTGCTGTATCTTTTTAAAGCCATTTAGTTTCCGGAGCCCCTTGGACTTATTCCCAGCTGCCAGAAACAGCCCCTTGATGAGAACACTAGAAATGCAAAAaaggatgagagacagacagacagacagacagacactgacagacagagaaagagagatagagggagacacagtgagagagagagagaggaagagagacagagagacagatacaaagacacagagaaagactgggGGGGGGAGATAAGGAGGAGATTATGAATTTTCATATCTTTTCCTTGCCAGGATCTTAGGGGTTACAAGATGGGTCACAGCAGCCAGTGTGGATGAGTAATGCGGTTATTGAGAGGGACTTTTAATTTCCTGGAAGGCAAAAACCattacccacccccaccccccacttcaAAGACAGGCGATGCGTGGGGGCTTCTGGGAGCGCGATGGGAGGGGCTTCTGGGAGTGCGATGGGAGGAATTATAAACCGACGAAGTATTGAGAAAAGGTTGAAACGCTGGGCAAGGAGATTCCAGTTCCCTTCCACTTcaggttctgtgggagcctggcCTGCCATTGCTTCTGGGCTTTGTGTGTCTCTGCTAGAGGTGGGGACGCTTGGTATCAGTACACtcttcccatcctttctccttccagtgaattcttttgtttctcctcATACTTTAGGATTATAGAGAGCTGGGTATTTTTCTGGCCGTGACCTAATGTGGGACTTGGGACAAATTACTTTAGCTCTGATCTGGCTCCTTCTACCTGTCAGTGGGTTTTAAAAAAGCAGTCTCCTCTTTGGAGACCGTAAGAACTCAATTGAGGCCCTGGGCTAGGGTAGGCGCGTGTGATGGCTTAATATCggatgtcagcttgacacacgtAGGAAGAAAGAACTCAATAAAGAAATCACCTCGTCGGAGAGGCCTGTGGGCATGTTGATTGGAGctgttcttaattgctaattgattaGGACTGCCCAGActactgtgggcggtgccatccttgggcagatggtcctggttACATGAGGACGGCAGCTGAACACGCCCCggggatggaggcaggaagcGGTGCTCTTCTGTGCTCTCTGCTTGGATGCcagtctccaggttcctaccccaACTTACTTCAGTGAtggtgaaagacccccagtgtggggagactctcactcaagtctcgggataaacCCCccgtaactcacgagagaccgtccttgctgcaatcactcgaggttttaatgatgagatgagacgggaaccaatgcactggggccgagactcataacccacgcaggggaagagttcgaccccgagtgaccgggagaaggagtttttaagggaagaaaccacagcccagtgatcctaaaggggcagggagggtgtagaaaattccgagaataccaGTGGTGATCACAAGGGGGcgactccctgcctctcaagatcactcccaaggtcataatcagctagttcctaaaacacagtattccaaaatatcaatgataatcacaaggggaaaactccctgtttctcaagattattctcaagattacaatctaacattggtgttttgtctgaatgtatttttgtgtgagggtgtcagatcttggagttacagacaactgtgagctgctatgtggttgctgggaattgaaccctgactcctctggaagaacagtcagtgctcttaagggctgagccatctctccagcccctgataaagtaaattttaaaaacaaaaccctgcaaaTTCTTGGACCATACTCCAGAGTCCCTGAGTCAGAACCTGTGCTAAGCTAAGGGCCTGTCTTCACAGCCTCCCCAGGGATTCTGAGGTTTGCTTAAGTTTGAGTGGGACTATGGCCTAGATCGCTCCCCAAGATGTGGTCAAAGTGTCTCTTGAGAATTCAGCATTGGGAACCCCACATGGATCTAAACTGTAATATGTACTTGAAAAGagcctaggtttttttttctaggcatATTGTTAATAAACTTGAgagacatggtgctagaaaatACATCATTAATATGATAGTAACTATTTGTGACTATTaaagtcattaaaattaaataagattgGTAATGCAATTTATCCACACTAGTGATGTTTTAAATACTCAatagttgggctggagagatggctcagctgttaaaggctaggctcacaaccaaaaataaatactCCATAgttgtttttgctgctgctgcagctgctgttttgagacagggcctctctacatagccttggctgtatTTTTACCTTCTTAGTTAACAGAAATGATTGACAATTTGAACTCTTCAGTAAAGTAGTGCTAGTCGCAAATAATTTACAGAAGTCAGTcatggtggctttaatcccaactcagggaggcggaggcaggctgatctctgcgagttcacggtcagcctggtctacagagtgagctcttgGACAGCCTGGActaaacctgtcttgaaaaaaagaaaaaccaaaacgaaaactctctctctctctctctctctttttctctctctctctctctctctctctctcacacacacacacacaccaataatacaaagtaaaaaacaatttaaaaaggatGTTGAAAATCGAATCCCTTCAGACTGCTCACCCCTGTGAAGATGACCTTGGTTGGAAAGAGGGTCTTTTCATATGGATGTTGTCATGTTTAGATAGTTCCTAAATTTTAGAAGGGAGAAATTTGGGTAG
Proteins encoded in this window:
- the Dnajc12 gene encoding dnaJ homolog subfamily C member 12 isoform X2, which codes for MDAILNYRPEGSEDYYSLLGCDELSSVEQILAEFKVRALECHPDKHPEDSKAVETFQKLQKAKEVLTNAESRARYDHWRRSQMSMPFEQWDALADSVKTSMHWAVRSKKDLMLEGTDQTSTNTVQNKEWDEQRETKKGEPGSTREEMRAKEPGSPEEAISPQNSGSPGLSDLNYGRLRFRWSGDAPSELLRKFRNYEI
- the Dnajc12 gene encoding dnaJ homolog subfamily C member 12 isoform X1; translation: MGTAGEREDVLETNQPALLVDSGSVPQQVEQILAEFKVRALECHPDKHPEDSKAVETFQKLQKAKEVLTNAESRARYDHWRRSQMSMPFEQWDALADSVKTSMHWAVRSKKDLMLEGTDQTSTNTVQNKEWDEQRETKKGEPGSTREEMRAKEPGSPEEAISPQNSGSPGLSDLNYGRLRFRWSGDAPSELLRKFRNYEI